A genomic stretch from Halobellus sp. LT62 includes:
- a CDS encoding ABC transporter ATP-binding protein, giving the protein MSDSEGTRPDSPTPTETPKVVVDGVDKVYESERQRVEALSDVNFSVPEGEFVCLVGPSGCGKTTLIRTIAGLEAPTGGEIRLDGEVVTGPGTDRGMVFQEYGLFPWRTVRGNVAFGLEEQGVEEPERSRRIGQMLDLVGLGEFADAYPKELSGGMKQRVGIARALAVDPEILLADEPFGSVDAQTRDMLHDELLRIWSETGKTVLFVTHDVEEAVKLSDRVVVMAADPGRVREVVDVDINRPRERTDPAFAQYVDRIRGLIGE; this is encoded by the coding sequence CTGAGTGACTCCGAGGGGACCCGACCGGACTCTCCGACGCCGACCGAGACGCCGAAAGTCGTCGTCGACGGCGTCGACAAGGTCTACGAGTCCGAGCGCCAACGCGTCGAGGCGCTCTCGGACGTGAACTTCTCGGTACCAGAGGGCGAGTTCGTCTGTCTCGTCGGCCCCTCGGGCTGCGGAAAGACGACGCTCATCCGGACGATCGCCGGGCTGGAAGCGCCGACCGGCGGCGAGATCAGACTCGACGGCGAGGTCGTCACCGGCCCGGGAACCGACCGGGGAATGGTCTTCCAAGAGTACGGGCTGTTCCCGTGGCGGACCGTCCGCGGGAACGTCGCGTTCGGGCTCGAAGAGCAGGGCGTCGAGGAGCCCGAGCGGAGCAGACGTATCGGGCAGATGCTCGATCTCGTCGGCCTCGGCGAGTTCGCCGACGCGTATCCCAAGGAGCTCTCCGGCGGGATGAAACAGCGCGTCGGCATCGCCCGCGCGCTCGCGGTCGATCCGGAGATCCTGCTCGCGGACGAACCGTTCGGTAGCGTCGACGCCCAGACCCGGGATATGCTCCACGACGAGCTGCTTCGGATCTGGTCCGAGACGGGGAAGACCGTCCTGTTCGTCACTCACGATGTCGAAGAGGCCGTGAAGCTCTCCGATCGCGTCGTCGTGATGGCCGCCGACCCGGGTCGGGTCCGAGAGGTCGTCGACGTCGACATCAACCGCCCACGTGAGCGGACCGATCCGGCCTTCGCCCAGTACGTCGATCGCATCCGCGGGTTGATCGGCGAGTAG
- a CDS encoding DEAD/DEAH box helicase: MHRASGRQYIYDRDADGSVITLRFEDGTIRLDGLGESDPAVESLPGVAWDERGLVARAPAHRYADLREALEREDAAFEDRVLSEEELSLSHAYDLRPYQREAVEAWRENGDRGVVELPTGAGKTVLAIDAIAALGVPTLVVVPTIDLLEQWRRELETEFGVPVGQFGGGEQVRESITVSTYDSAYLRAEGVGGDFGLVVFDEVHHLGGEGYRDAARLLAAPARLGLTATFERPDGAHEVVADLVGPKVYEAAVDDLAGEHLADYEVRRVEVALGPDERDAYEEAQGTFVDYLKRSNLSLRSGSDYRKLVMRSGTDPKAREALLAKQRARRIMMNADAKVETLGRLLDRHREDRVIVFTAHTDLVYRLSDRYLLPAITSETGAEERREILERFREGTYSRVVTANVLDEGVDVPDANVAVVLAGSGSEREFTQRLGRILRPKADGGRALLYEVVSEETAEERVADRRR; this comes from the coding sequence ATGCACCGCGCCAGCGGCCGACAGTATATATACGATCGCGACGCAGACGGGAGTGTGATCACGCTGCGGTTCGAGGACGGCACGATCCGACTCGACGGGCTCGGGGAGTCGGACCCGGCGGTCGAGTCGCTACCGGGGGTTGCGTGGGACGAACGGGGGCTCGTCGCCCGCGCGCCGGCACACCGGTACGCCGACCTCCGCGAGGCGCTCGAACGCGAGGACGCGGCCTTCGAGGACCGCGTCCTCTCAGAGGAGGAACTGTCGCTCTCGCACGCGTACGACCTCCGACCCTACCAGCGCGAGGCGGTGGAGGCGTGGCGCGAGAACGGCGACCGCGGCGTCGTCGAACTGCCGACGGGGGCGGGCAAGACTGTCCTCGCTATCGACGCAATCGCCGCGCTCGGCGTCCCGACGCTGGTCGTCGTCCCGACGATCGACCTCCTCGAACAGTGGCGACGCGAGCTCGAAACGGAGTTCGGGGTCCCAGTCGGGCAGTTCGGCGGCGGCGAACAGGTCCGAGAGTCGATCACGGTGTCGACGTACGACTCCGCGTACCTGCGCGCGGAGGGCGTCGGCGGCGACTTCGGACTCGTCGTCTTCGACGAGGTGCACCACCTCGGCGGCGAGGGCTACCGCGACGCCGCGCGCCTGCTCGCCGCGCCCGCCAGACTCGGGCTGACGGCCACCTTCGAGCGCCCCGACGGCGCGCACGAGGTCGTCGCCGACCTCGTCGGGCCGAAGGTCTACGAGGCCGCCGTCGACGACCTCGCGGGCGAACACCTCGCCGACTACGAGGTCCGGCGGGTCGAGGTCGCGCTCGGCCCCGACGAGCGCGACGCCTACGAGGAGGCGCAGGGGACGTTCGTCGACTATCTGAAGCGCTCGAACCTCTCGCTTCGGAGCGGATCCGATTACAGAAAGCTCGTGATGCGCTCGGGGACGGACCCGAAGGCGCGGGAGGCGCTGCTCGCGAAGCAGCGCGCGCGGCGGATTATGATGAACGCCGACGCGAAGGTGGAGACGCTCGGGCGGCTGCTCGATCGCCACCGCGAGGACCGCGTTATCGTCTTCACCGCGCACACCGACCTCGTGTATCGGCTCTCCGATCGGTATCTCCTCCCGGCGATCACGAGCGAGACCGGGGCCGAGGAGCGCCGAGAGATCCTCGAACGCTTCCGCGAGGGGACGTACTCGCGGGTCGTGACCGCGAACGTCCTCGACGAGGGCGTCGACGTCCCCGACGCCAACGTCGCGGTCGTCCTCGCCGGGTCCGGCTCCGAGCGGGAGTTCACCCAGCGGCTCGGTCGGATTCTTCGTCCCAAGGCGGACGGGGGTCGCGCGCTGCTCTACGAGGTCGTCAGCGAGGAGACCGCAGAGGAGCGCGTGGCCGACCGGCGTCGATAA
- a CDS encoding DUF790 family protein, with amino-acid sequence MLRKDLLRVSRAGGGYHPQFAGREDRPLAARVIGVFQGHVGEPRHRLDDALAELEREADDFKLIRGFAALLEREAVFETRAPLPPERVRRVAFESAEAVGAVVDSATRERAIESTADRLGTSADAVERSLYADRDVNEVLASFGARWDPAQLVEQYNLSLAQTALFDATEVRIRSSDPKRLVSAVKRLGLLYEIRRNGADGGGGGDDPTTEERVLVVTGPDALFRRTRRYGTAFARLLRSVATTAEWSLSATIDDRGTDRELHLGPDDVSVPDVEPVAEPTYDSGVEADFAARFGNLGLDWELSREPEPLAAGARAMIPDFAFDYRPAGADADSDSPFRIYFEVMGFWTPEYVEKKLEQFGSVADDVELLVAVDESLGVGEEIAALDHRVVTFSGNVRVKDVVDALREYETHLVEAAAESLPDELIPDADVVDIDALAAERGVSVDALDAVAFPEHERVGGALVRPGVFDALAAEIEPGMSLSDAETVLDEHGVDDASAALSRLGYRVAWEGLSGGTVEEK; translated from the coding sequence GTGCTGAGAAAGGATCTCCTCCGCGTCTCCCGCGCGGGCGGCGGGTACCATCCGCAGTTCGCGGGTCGGGAGGATCGTCCCCTCGCCGCTCGGGTCATCGGCGTCTTTCAGGGTCACGTCGGAGAGCCGCGGCACCGCCTCGACGACGCGCTCGCGGAGCTCGAACGCGAGGCCGACGACTTCAAGTTGATCAGGGGATTCGCCGCGCTGCTGGAACGCGAGGCCGTCTTCGAGACGCGCGCGCCGCTGCCCCCCGAACGCGTTCGGCGGGTCGCCTTCGAGTCCGCCGAGGCCGTCGGCGCGGTCGTCGACAGCGCGACCCGAGAGCGCGCGATCGAGTCGACTGCCGATCGGCTTGGGACGAGCGCCGACGCCGTCGAGCGGTCGCTGTACGCCGACCGCGACGTCAACGAGGTGCTCGCGTCGTTCGGCGCGCGGTGGGACCCCGCCCAACTCGTCGAGCAGTACAACCTCTCGCTGGCGCAGACGGCGCTGTTCGACGCGACCGAGGTCCGAATCCGGAGTTCGGATCCGAAGCGGCTCGTCTCGGCGGTCAAGCGGCTGGGGCTGCTCTACGAGATCCGTCGGAACGGGGCCGACGGCGGAGGTGGTGGAGACGACCCGACGACCGAGGAGCGCGTCCTCGTCGTCACCGGCCCCGACGCGCTCTTCCGCCGGACCCGCCGCTACGGCACCGCGTTCGCTCGACTGCTCCGCAGCGTCGCGACCACCGCCGAGTGGTCGCTGTCGGCGACGATCGACGACCGCGGCACCGACCGCGAGCTTCATTTGGGCCCGGACGACGTCTCCGTCCCCGACGTCGAACCGGTCGCCGAACCGACCTACGACAGCGGTGTCGAGGCCGACTTCGCCGCGCGCTTTGGGAACCTCGGTCTCGACTGGGAGCTGTCTCGGGAACCGGAACCGCTCGCGGCGGGCGCGCGGGCGATGATCCCCGACTTCGCGTTCGACTACCGACCGGCCGGGGCTGACGCCGATTCAGACAGCCCCTTCCGCATCTACTTCGAGGTGATGGGCTTTTGGACGCCCGAGTACGTCGAGAAGAAACTGGAGCAGTTCGGGAGCGTCGCCGACGACGTCGAGTTGCTGGTCGCGGTTGATGAGTCACTCGGCGTCGGCGAGGAGATCGCCGCGCTCGATCACCGCGTGGTCACGTTCTCGGGCAACGTGCGCGTGAAGGACGTCGTCGACGCGCTCCGCGAATACGAGACCCATCTCGTCGAGGCCGCCGCCGAGTCGCTCCCCGACGAACTGATTCCGGACGCGGACGTCGTCGACATCGACGCGCTGGCGGCCGAGCGGGGCGTGAGCGTCGACGCGCTCGATGCGGTGGCGTTCCCGGAGCACGAGCGCGTCGGCGGCGCGCTGGTCCGGCCCGGGGTGTTCGATGCGCTGGCGGCGGAGATCGAACCAGGGATGTCGCTGTCGGACGCGGAGACCGTGCTCGACGAGCACGGCGTCGACGACGCCTCGGCGGCGCTGTCGCGGCTCGGCTATCGGGTCGCGTGGGAGGGGCTCTCCGGCGGGACCGTCGAGGAGAAGTGA
- a CDS encoding DUF7122 family protein, with protein MSDPERDAGDGGGDAGAGEPSGERPENDGQRFDRIPETADERVVPGRPTREEVVRWWEERYEVPPETWDGHTFWEKGNGKLWAFAADVVTPIGVEGLGMRILRARQEHWKPSTNAVQRFGREATKNVVVLDGEEATTFARGDDQDLPRWEGDWGYVIAAHEIAGDSEASETPRATGEAGDVEPIGVGLYLHGELRSTVPKGRREDLS; from the coding sequence GTGAGCGATCCCGAACGCGACGCGGGCGATGGCGGCGGCGACGCCGGTGCCGGAGAACCGTCGGGGGAGCGACCAGAAAACGACGGCCAGCGCTTCGACCGGATCCCGGAAACGGCGGACGAGCGCGTCGTGCCCGGCCGGCCGACCCGCGAGGAGGTCGTCCGCTGGTGGGAAGAACGCTACGAGGTCCCGCCGGAGACGTGGGACGGCCACACGTTCTGGGAGAAGGGCAACGGGAAGCTCTGGGCGTTCGCCGCCGACGTCGTCACGCCGATCGGCGTCGAGGGGTTGGGAATGCGGATCCTCCGCGCTCGCCAAGAGCACTGGAAGCCCTCGACGAACGCTGTGCAGCGCTTCGGCCGCGAGGCGACGAAGAACGTCGTCGTACTCGACGGCGAGGAGGCGACGACGTTCGCGAGGGGCGACGATCAGGACCTCCCCCGCTGGGAGGGCGACTGGGGCTACGTGATCGCCGCCCACGAGATCGCGGGCGACAGCGAGGCGTCGGAGACGCCTCGGGCAACCGGCGAAGCCGGTGACGTCGAACCGATCGGCGTCGGTCTCTATCTCCACGGCGAGCTCCGCTCGACCGTCCCGAAGGGGCGGCGAGAGGATCTGTCCTAA
- a CDS encoding RsmB/NOP family class I SAM-dependent RNA methyltransferase, producing the protein MEPLERYASLLSDFDAFRAACERPLPSVVRVNTLKASIERARDALDAEGVAYEVTDWHPGVLRLEERGPGTSWPYFHGWLHGQEEVSALPALALDPQPGEVVWDACAAPGSKTTQIADLMDDTGVLVGNDNNLGRLSALRHNAERLGVTNLAVTNQDARNFSFKPFGDRTEAENRIEAFDRALVDAPCSCEGTIRKNPDALDRWSLEQIKGIVGIQKGILRRAIQATRPGGTVVYSTCTFAPEENEAVLDHVLDEEDCEMREWDAPAGFETDPGIAEWNGETFDPAVELAHRVYPHRNDTGGFFCAKLEVSA; encoded by the coding sequence ATGGAACCACTGGAGCGGTACGCGTCGCTCCTCTCGGACTTCGACGCGTTTCGCGCGGCGTGCGAACGGCCGCTTCCCTCGGTCGTCCGCGTCAACACGCTGAAGGCGTCGATCGAACGCGCTCGCGACGCGCTCGACGCCGAGGGGGTCGCCTACGAAGTCACCGACTGGCACCCCGGCGTCCTCCGACTGGAGGAGCGAGGCCCCGGCACCTCGTGGCCGTACTTCCACGGCTGGCTGCACGGCCAAGAGGAGGTCTCGGCGCTGCCCGCCCTCGCGCTCGATCCCCAACCGGGCGAGGTCGTCTGGGACGCCTGCGCCGCGCCGGGCAGCAAGACCACGCAGATCGCGGACCTGATGGACGACACCGGCGTCCTCGTCGGCAACGACAACAACCTCGGGCGGCTGTCGGCGCTGCGGCACAACGCCGAGCGGTTGGGCGTCACGAACCTCGCGGTGACGAACCAAGACGCGCGCAACTTCTCGTTTAAGCCGTTCGGGGACCGAACCGAGGCGGAAAACCGGATCGAGGCGTTCGACCGCGCGCTCGTCGACGCACCCTGCTCGTGTGAGGGGACGATCCGCAAGAACCCCGACGCGCTGGACCGCTGGTCGCTAGAGCAGATCAAGGGCATCGTTGGTATCCAGAAGGGGATCCTCCGGCGGGCGATTCAGGCGACGCGCCCCGGCGGCACCGTCGTCTACTCGACCTGTACGTTCGCGCCCGAGGAGAACGAGGCCGTGCTGGATCACGTCCTCGACGAGGAGGACTGCGAGATGCGGGAATGGGACGCCCCGGCGGGCTTCGAGACCGATCCCGGAATCGCCGAATGGAACGGCGAAACGTTCGACCCCGCGGTCGAACTGGCGCACAGAGTCTACCCGCACCGGAACGACACGGGCGGGTTCTTCTGCGCCAAACTGGAGGTGAGCGCGTGA
- a CDS encoding proteasome assembly chaperone family protein — protein MARIDPKSAVDLTDPTLVEGFPGVGLVGKIAADHLVEEFEMTHYANVHCEGIPKVAVYQENDAELHPPVRLYADEETDLVALQSDVPIQPQAATELANCLSGWFDEHSVTPIYLSGIPREKDGEVPALYGLGVGDGVDLVAEAGIEAPDETGLVSGPTGVLLNAAVEAERTAVGLVVESDPQFPDPEAARVLIKRGIEPLTGIEVSVDDLVERTEQIREAKERLAKRMQDAGEESSQARPIGMYQ, from the coding sequence ATGGCTCGGATCGATCCAAAATCCGCCGTCGATCTCACGGACCCGACCCTCGTCGAGGGCTTCCCCGGCGTCGGTCTCGTCGGGAAAATCGCCGCCGACCACCTCGTCGAGGAGTTCGAGATGACGCACTACGCGAACGTCCACTGCGAGGGAATCCCGAAAGTGGCCGTCTATCAGGAGAACGACGCCGAACTGCACCCCCCGGTCAGACTCTACGCCGACGAGGAGACGGATCTCGTGGCGTTGCAGAGCGACGTTCCCATCCAACCGCAGGCCGCCACCGAACTGGCGAACTGCCTTTCGGGGTGGTTCGACGAGCACTCGGTGACGCCGATCTACCTCTCCGGGATCCCCCGCGAGAAGGACGGAGAGGTACCCGCGCTGTACGGGCTCGGCGTCGGAGACGGCGTCGACCTCGTCGCCGAGGCGGGAATCGAAGCGCCCGACGAGACCGGCCTCGTCTCGGGGCCGACGGGCGTCCTCCTGAACGCGGCGGTCGAGGCCGAGCGGACGGCCGTCGGCCTCGTCGTCGAGTCGGACCCGCAGTTCCCCGACCCCGAGGCCGCGCGCGTGCTGATCAAACGCGGGATCGAGCCGCTCACCGGGATCGAGGTCTCTGTCGACGACCTCGTCGAGCGCACCGAACAGATCCGAGAGGCGAAAGAACGCCTCGCAAAGCGGATGCAGGACGCCGGCGAGGAGAGCTCGCAGGCGCGGCCGATCGGAATGTACCAGTAG
- a CDS encoding nucleotide exchange factor GrpE encodes MSEESPERTTTVESDDTDAEGVDREQDGTDPATNGVEEDAGIDESNGETDADGDAAADVPALSSRVGEFDDDLAAEVSKLESRLAAVEAELESREERVEELESALKRSKADFKNYKQRAKKRQEEIRERATEDFVGRVVSVRDNLVRALGQDEEADIRPGIESTLEEFDRILEDENVSAIDPAAGEDVDPTRHEVLMRVDDDRPEGTVVDVFQPGYEMAGSVLREAQVTVSTGEGEASDQTADNDS; translated from the coding sequence ATGAGCGAGGAGTCTCCCGAGCGCACTACGACGGTCGAGTCCGACGACACGGACGCCGAGGGCGTCGATCGCGAGCAGGACGGAACCGACCCGGCGACGAACGGTGTCGAGGAAGATGCCGGGATCGACGAATCGAACGGCGAAACCGACGCCGACGGAGACGCGGCGGCCGACGTGCCGGCTCTGTCGTCCCGAGTCGGCGAGTTCGACGACGACCTCGCCGCGGAGGTCTCGAAGTTGGAGTCGCGGCTCGCGGCGGTCGAAGCCGAGCTCGAATCCCGCGAGGAACGCGTCGAGGAGCTCGAATCCGCGCTGAAGCGCTCGAAGGCGGACTTCAAGAACTACAAACAGCGCGCGAAGAAGCGTCAGGAGGAGATCAGAGAGCGCGCGACTGAGGATTTCGTCGGTCGCGTCGTCAGCGTCCGAGACAACCTCGTGCGCGCGCTCGGTCAGGACGAAGAGGCCGACATCCGCCCGGGGATCGAGTCGACCTTAGAGGAGTTCGACCGGATCCTCGAAGACGAGAACGTCTCGGCGATCGATCCCGCGGCGGGCGAGGACGTCGACCCGACGCGTCACGAGGTGCTGATGCGCGTCGACGACGACCGCCCCGAGGGAACCGTCGTCGACGTCTTTCAGCCCGGCTACGAGATGGCCGGGTCGGTCCTCCGCGAGGCGCAGGTGACCGTCAGCACCGGCGAGGGCGAAGCGAGCGACCAGACCGCTGATAACGATTCCTAG
- a CDS encoding DUF4349 domain-containing protein, with product MVSRRTLAVVGLVALVALAGCGMTGSGSDGGSAGGYDAATELAANDRPQATGEPTEAPSDGSGGGSADGGDGDVNIDDRAIIRTGTVHVEVDDYESAQTELTSTVESYGGYVSDSRQDRREIDNETWVRGELVLRVPSEDFDAFLNDTRALGEVQSVEVNSRDVTGQLVDIEARLENLRAERDRLRELYDQANTTEDVLAVQRELSDVQGEIERLEARQQSLEDQVAYSTLTVRLEEPRPTPNRVAPDRWYDTPVLSAFMQSVDGVVVVARATVVAFAFALPYFLAFALPVLVVGGVLWRATRGYRSGE from the coding sequence ATGGTATCGAGACGCACACTCGCGGTCGTCGGATTGGTCGCGCTCGTCGCGCTCGCCGGATGCGGGATGACCGGGAGCGGGAGCGACGGTGGCAGCGCCGGCGGCTACGACGCGGCGACCGAACTCGCAGCGAACGATCGACCGCAGGCGACAGGCGAACCGACTGAGGCTCCGTCCGACGGCTCCGGTGGCGGGTCCGCTGACGGAGGCGACGGTGACGTCAACATTGACGACCGCGCGATCATCCGCACCGGGACTGTTCACGTCGAGGTCGACGACTACGAGTCCGCGCAGACGGAGCTGACCTCAACGGTCGAATCCTACGGCGGGTACGTCAGCGACAGCCGGCAGGATCGCCGTGAGATCGACAACGAGACGTGGGTCCGCGGCGAGTTGGTGCTTCGCGTTCCCAGCGAGGACTTCGACGCCTTCCTCAACGACACGCGCGCGCTCGGTGAGGTGCAGTCCGTCGAAGTGAATTCGAGAGACGTGACCGGCCAACTCGTCGATATCGAGGCCCGGTTGGAGAACCTCCGCGCCGAGCGCGATAGGCTTCGAGAACTCTACGACCAAGCGAACACGACGGAAGACGTCCTCGCCGTCCAGCGGGAGCTCTCGGACGTGCAGGGCGAGATCGAGCGCTTGGAAGCCAGACAGCAGTCGCTGGAAGATCAAGTCGCGTACTCGACGCTGACCGTCAGACTGGAGGAACCGCGGCCGACCCCGAACCGCGTCGCGCCCGACCGCTGGTACGACACGCCGGTCCTCTCGGCGTTTATGCAGTCGGTCGACGGCGTCGTGGTCGTCGCACGCGCGACCGTCGTCGCCTTCGCGTTCGCGCTCCCGTACTTCCTCGCGTTCGCGCTGCCAGTGCTCGTCGTTGGCGGCGTGCTCTGGCGGGCCACGCGCGGGTATCGATCGGGAGAATGA
- a CDS encoding polymer-forming cytoskeletal protein produces MALGQDRLDALEIPDGTTVEEHDLVTDGDIVVGGQSTIEFGVRGRNVLAGERATFGGDIEAEGDCRLDVWCDVAGNVLVGEDAYLGERVHIGGRLMVSGDLDIGDDVDIEEGFEANGWIVIRNPVPTLVFYFVVLSQLLHLGENESADELASALSGESEHDPLVLPRGSTVSDDAWRASTPATIGDECRLHGNVRAETITVGEDNNIFGSLRARGDIEVGEGTRVHGDVTTRDGTVTIADGAQILGDVSCADLELHDDADVDGTIRASGDMRLVRSKAARETE; encoded by the coding sequence GTGGCACTCGGTCAGGACCGACTCGACGCCTTAGAGATACCCGACGGGACGACCGTCGAGGAGCACGACCTCGTGACCGACGGCGACATCGTCGTCGGCGGACAGAGCACGATCGAGTTCGGCGTCCGCGGGCGGAACGTCCTCGCCGGCGAGCGCGCCACCTTCGGCGGCGACATCGAAGCCGAGGGCGACTGCCGACTCGACGTCTGGTGCGACGTCGCTGGCAACGTCCTCGTCGGCGAGGACGCCTACCTCGGCGAGCGCGTTCACATCGGCGGGCGGCTGATGGTCTCCGGAGATCTGGACATCGGCGACGACGTCGACATCGAGGAGGGATTCGAGGCCAACGGCTGGATCGTCATTCGCAATCCGGTGCCGACGCTCGTCTTCTACTTCGTCGTGCTCTCGCAACTCCTCCATCTCGGCGAGAACGAGAGCGCCGACGAACTCGCGAGCGCGCTCTCCGGTGAGAGCGAACACGACCCGCTCGTGCTCCCGCGCGGGTCGACGGTCTCCGACGACGCGTGGCGGGCCTCGACGCCCGCGACGATCGGCGACGAGTGCCGGCTCCACGGCAACGTCCGCGCGGAGACGATCACGGTCGGCGAAGACAACAACATCTTCGGGAGCCTCCGCGCCCGCGGCGACATCGAGGTCGGCGAGGGGACGCGCGTCCACGGCGACGTGACCACCCGCGACGGCACGGTCACCATCGCCGACGGCGCGCAGATCCTCGGCGACGTCTCCTGTGCGGACCTCGAACTCCACGACGACGCCGACGTCGACGGCACGATCCGCGCGTCGGGCGATATGCGGCTCGTCCGCTCGAAGGCCGCCAGAGAGACGGAGTAG
- a CDS encoding DUF5800 family protein has protein sequence MTALSFDENGVDVVYDGTEFRLEKSLIEEATEKAYPDVTDHEVLKIVEKEPSLSGEPRQIADIIR, from the coding sequence ATGACTGCACTCTCTTTTGACGAGAACGGCGTCGACGTCGTCTACGATGGGACCGAATTCCGGCTCGAAAAGTCCCTCATCGAGGAGGCGACCGAGAAGGCCTACCCCGACGTGACCGATCACGAGGTGCTGAAGATCGTCGAGAAGGAACCGTCGCTGAGCGGCGAGCCGCGACAGATCGCCGACATCATCCGGTAA
- a CDS encoding dolichyl-phosphate hexose transferase, with amino-acid sequence MSEYTFDDLAVVMGTYNEEAAIETVLTDIEEVTDGRAEVVCADSSSDRTPEIAREHGATVIEQPPMGYGYAVREAVLAPDRPVVVTTDCDDTYPMEKLPEFLDLINEGYDVVSGDRLYYGAEAMPGLNRLGNAAFAVLASALMGERVHDTTTGMRAYRRELLHDIEWTENTGLSAELLIRPLMRGYEIREEPIPYRERAGETKLDPFGGGAAIAKSIVKVCLEERFD; translated from the coding sequence ATGAGCGAGTACACCTTCGACGACCTCGCCGTCGTGATGGGTACCTACAACGAGGAAGCGGCCATAGAGACGGTGCTGACTGACATCGAGGAGGTGACCGACGGGCGCGCGGAAGTCGTCTGCGCCGACAGTTCCAGCGATAGGACGCCCGAGATCGCGCGCGAGCACGGGGCGACGGTCATCGAACAACCCCCGATGGGCTACGGGTACGCGGTTCGGGAGGCCGTCCTCGCGCCCGACCGGCCGGTCGTCGTCACCACCGACTGCGACGACACGTACCCGATGGAGAAGCTCCCGGAGTTCCTCGATCTGATCAACGAGGGCTACGACGTCGTCTCCGGCGACCGACTCTACTACGGCGCGGAGGCGATGCCCGGCCTGAACCGCCTCGGCAACGCCGCCTTCGCCGTCCTCGCCTCGGCGCTGATGGGCGAGCGCGTCCACGACACCACGACCGGGATGCGAGCGTACCGCCGGGAACTGCTCCACGACATCGAGTGGACCGAGAACACCGGGCTGTCGGCGGAGCTGCTGATCCGACCGCTGATGCGCGGCTACGAGATCCGCGAGGAGCCGATCCCGTACCGCGAACGCGCCGGAGAGACGAAGTTGGACCCCTTCGGCGGCGGGGCCGCCATCGCGAAGTCGATCGTGAAGGTGTGTCTCGAAGAGCGGTTCGACTGA
- a CDS encoding ribonuclease H-like domain-containing protein, producing MRIENSFVPAEGIGEGRERSLWESGILTWGEFDPARAPLGPKTGERVESFVSEALERLDDGDARYFGERFPSGEVWRFYENFRNEALFFDIETTGLDSRREDVTTVSFTRGGDTSTLIRGEDLTDEALRERFRDAPLVVSFNGKQFDVPFLEDNFDVSIDAPHLDLMFPCRRIDLTGGLKSIEQEVGIDRDRPDLSGRDAVRLWYQYERDGDDDALDTLVSYNRDDTENLQNLADVVTRRLHDDSLGAVCGEPCGIPDPTAEQSIN from the coding sequence ATGCGAATCGAGAACAGCTTCGTTCCCGCGGAGGGGATCGGCGAGGGCCGCGAGCGGTCGCTGTGGGAGTCGGGCATCCTCACGTGGGGGGAGTTCGATCCCGCGCGCGCGCCGCTGGGGCCGAAAACCGGCGAGCGGGTCGAGTCCTTCGTCTCCGAGGCGCTGGAACGCCTCGACGACGGCGACGCGCGGTACTTCGGCGAGCGGTTTCCCTCAGGGGAAGTCTGGCGGTTCTACGAGAACTTTCGGAACGAGGCGCTCTTCTTCGACATCGAGACGACCGGGCTCGACTCCCGACGCGAGGACGTCACGACTGTCTCGTTCACGCGCGGCGGCGACACGTCGACGCTGATCCGGGGGGAGGATCTCACCGACGAGGCGCTTCGCGAGCGGTTCCGCGACGCCCCGCTCGTCGTCTCGTTCAACGGAAAGCAGTTCGACGTGCCGTTCCTCGAGGACAACTTCGACGTCTCGATCGACGCTCCGCACCTCGATCTGATGTTCCCGTGCCGCCGGATCGACCTCACGGGAGGGTTGAAGTCGATCGAGCAGGAGGTCGGCATCGACCGCGACCGCCCCGACCTCTCCGGACGCGACGCGGTTCGGCTCTGGTACCAGTACGAACGCGACGGCGACGACGACGCGCTCGACACACTCGTCTCGTACAACCGCGACGACACCGAGAACCTCCAGAACCTCGCGGACGTCGTCACCCGACGCCTGCACGACGACTCGCTGGGCGCGGTCTGCGGCGAACCGTGCGGAATCCCGGATCCGACCGCGGAGCAATCTATCAACTAG